In the Qipengyuania pelagi genome, one interval contains:
- a CDS encoding F0F1 ATP synthase subunit gamma, whose amino-acid sequence MASLKELKGRINSVKSTQKITKAKQMVAAAKLRRAQAAAEAARPYSERLAGVMASLASRISGGSAPRLLAGTGMDKRHLLVVVNTDKGLCGGLNANIVKAAKNKAKALLAEGKDVQFYLVGKKGRAPIKRDYADRIEKHFDTSEVRTPGFDEAEAIADDLIERFEKGEFDVAHLVYPVFQSALVQDPTVDQLIPVPSIETDAPKAGDAVVEYEPDEEGILEELLPRYVKTQLFGALLEREASEQGASMTAMDNATRNAGDLIKDLTIQYNRSRQAAITTELIEIIAGAEAL is encoded by the coding sequence GTGGCTTCACTCAAGGAACTCAAGGGCCGGATCAACTCGGTCAAGTCGACCCAGAAGATCACCAAGGCCAAGCAGATGGTCGCGGCGGCCAAGCTGCGCCGTGCCCAGGCCGCGGCCGAAGCGGCGCGTCCGTATTCGGAGCGGCTCGCGGGCGTCATGGCCAGCCTCGCCTCGCGCATTTCGGGCGGCTCCGCCCCGCGCCTGCTGGCGGGCACCGGCATGGACAAGCGCCACCTGCTGGTCGTCGTCAACACCGACAAGGGCCTGTGCGGCGGTCTCAACGCCAACATCGTCAAGGCGGCCAAGAACAAGGCGAAGGCCCTGCTCGCGGAGGGCAAGGACGTGCAGTTCTACCTCGTCGGCAAGAAAGGCCGCGCCCCGATCAAGCGCGACTATGCCGACCGGATCGAGAAGCATTTCGACACCAGCGAGGTCCGCACGCCCGGTTTCGACGAGGCCGAAGCGATCGCCGACGATCTGATCGAACGCTTCGAAAAGGGCGAATTCGACGTCGCCCACCTCGTCTACCCGGTGTTCCAGAGCGCGCTCGTCCAGGACCCGACGGTCGACCAGCTGATCCCCGTCCCCTCGATCGAAACCGACGCACCGAAAGCCGGTGACGCCGTGGTCGAATACGAGCCGGACGAGGAGGGCATCCTTGAGGAATTGCTGCCCCGCTACGTCAAGACGCAGCTGTTCGGCGCGCTTCTCGAACGCGAAGCGAGCGAACAGGGCGCCTCGATGACCGCGATGGACAACGCCACGCGCAATGCGGGCGATCTGATCAAGGATCTGACCATCCAGTACAACCGCAGCCGCCAGGCCGCGATCACGACCGAACTGATCGAAATCATCGCCGGGGCGGAAGCGCTCTAG
- a CDS encoding HAD hydrolase-like protein has protein sequence MSDFPFDIVCFDLDGTLLETHRDLGTAVNHALTLGGFATVPVESAKDLIGGGAKAMLKQAVDAQTKGDGALDRDAFKRLYKAMLAYYGEHYAVHTRPYPGVIETLDALEKRGVRLAVVTNKFQSFAGGVLSSLDLIDRFDCVIGGDSLGKGEDGEYRAKPLPDPILAAQERCGGGSLVYIGDSSYDRDAARAAKVLFIAACYGYCDLTAEQFGADALIQSMDELVPAIESF, from the coding sequence ATGAGCGATTTTCCTTTCGACATCGTCTGCTTCGACCTCGACGGCACTCTCCTCGAAACCCATCGCGACCTCGGCACGGCGGTCAATCACGCGCTGACATTGGGCGGTTTCGCCACGGTGCCGGTCGAAAGCGCGAAGGACCTGATCGGCGGCGGCGCGAAGGCGATGTTGAAACAGGCGGTGGATGCGCAGACCAAGGGCGATGGCGCACTCGACCGCGATGCGTTCAAGCGGCTCTACAAGGCCATGCTCGCCTATTACGGCGAGCATTACGCGGTCCACACCCGCCCCTATCCCGGCGTGATCGAAACGCTCGACGCGCTCGAAAAACGGGGCGTGCGCCTCGCTGTGGTGACCAACAAGTTCCAATCCTTCGCGGGCGGCGTCCTGTCGTCGCTCGACCTGATCGACCGGTTCGACTGCGTGATCGGCGGCGACAGTCTCGGCAAGGGGGAGGACGGGGAATACCGCGCCAAGCCGCTACCCGACCCCATCTTGGCGGCGCAGGAGCGCTGCGGCGGCGGATCGCTGGTCTATATCGGCGACAGCAGTTACGATCGCGACGCGGCGCGCGCTGCCAAGGTGCTCTTCATCGCCGCCTGTTACGGCTATTGCGACCTCACCGCCGAACAGTTCGGCGCCGACGCCCTGATCCAGTCGATGGACGAACTGGTCCCGGCGATCGAGAGTTTTTGA
- a CDS encoding glutathione S-transferase — translation MTGQPDLADCVNDVCPWSGKPVAANSLTRYRGKVVGFCNPACRDKFDRAVGDFDAAIDRN, via the coding sequence ATGACCGGACAGCCCGACCTTGCGGATTGCGTCAACGACGTGTGTCCCTGGTCGGGCAAGCCGGTAGCGGCCAACAGCCTGACCCGATATCGCGGCAAGGTGGTCGGCTTCTGCAACCCAGCTTGCCGAGACAAATTCGATCGCGCCGTCGGCGATTTCGACGCGGCTATCGACAGGAACTGA
- the epsC gene encoding serine O-acetyltransferase EpsC has product MFDRLTAYLDSIRARDPAPRSRWEILTYPGVWAVFWHRIAHWLFEAELHFLARFVNHFSRFLTAIDIHPGAKIGRNFFIDHGFTVIGETAVIGNDVTIYQNVTLGGTNPTNGIGGKRHPTIMDNVIIGSGAQVIGPIVVGERARIGANAVVTDDVPEGATMIGFKARSTLVPVETYMREFMPYGTPCNEQSEPDMRRFEALEQQLTEMRAELEALRRAAATDAAEVANTQRSGSNS; this is encoded by the coding sequence ATGTTCGACCGGCTGACAGCCTATCTCGACTCCATCCGCGCGCGCGATCCCGCGCCGCGCAGCCGCTGGGAAATCCTCACCTATCCCGGCGTCTGGGCGGTGTTCTGGCACCGCATCGCGCACTGGCTGTTCGAGGCGGAGCTGCATTTCCTCGCCCGGTTCGTGAACCATTTCAGTCGCTTCCTCACCGCGATCGACATCCATCCGGGCGCGAAGATCGGGCGCAATTTCTTCATCGACCATGGCTTCACCGTGATCGGGGAAACCGCCGTGATCGGCAATGACGTGACGATCTACCAGAACGTGACGCTGGGTGGCACCAATCCGACCAACGGGATCGGAGGCAAGCGGCACCCGACCATCATGGACAATGTCATCATCGGATCGGGCGCGCAGGTGATCGGGCCGATCGTGGTGGGCGAACGGGCGCGGATCGGCGCCAATGCGGTCGTCACCGACGATGTGCCCGAGGGCGCGACGATGATCGGCTTCAAGGCGCGCAGTACGCTGGTGCCGGTCGAAACCTATATGCGCGAATTCATGCCCTATGGAACGCCATGCAACGAACAGAGCGAGCCGGACATGCGCCGGTTCGAGGCGCTGGAACAGCAATTGACCGAGATGCGCGCCGAGTTGGAGGCGCTGCGACGGGCAGCCGCGACCGATGCCGCCGAGGTCGCAAACACGCAGCGTAGCGGGTCGAACAGCTGA
- a CDS encoding ATP synthase F1 subunit epsilon, which yields MPLHFELVTPAKLVRSEEVHMVVVPGTEGEFGVLEGHAPFMSTIRDGAVQVYKTEGGSPETIEVRGGFAEVGEKGLTVLAEHVEG from the coding sequence ATGCCCCTTCATTTTGAACTCGTGACCCCCGCCAAGCTCGTCCGTTCGGAAGAGGTGCACATGGTCGTCGTGCCCGGCACCGAGGGCGAATTCGGCGTGCTCGAAGGCCATGCGCCCTTCATGTCGACGATCCGTGACGGTGCGGTTCAGGTCTACAAGACCGAGGGTGGATCGCCCGAGACGATCGAAGTGCGCGGCGGGTTCGCCGAAGTCGGCGAAAAGGGGCTGACCGTCCTCGCCGAACACGTCGAGGGCTGA
- a CDS encoding SDR family NAD(P)-dependent oxidoreductase, whose translation MSIDFKDKVAIVTGAGGGLGREYALELAKRGAKVVVNDLGGSRDGTGTSDAAAKVVEEIEKAGGEAIANGASVTEYDQMEKMVADAKQKWGGVHVLINNAGVLRDKSFAKMEPADFDFVVKVHLLGSANATKAAWETMREQAYGRVLMTASSTGLFGNFGQANYGAAKLGLAGLTKTLYLEGAKYNIKVNTLSPVAGTRMTEDLFPEQAFELFDPVNVVPAALFLVSEDAPTNAIVGAGAGGFHSAWTVMNDAVWLPEDQRTVEGFAENWDKISDFSNLKAPQSGSEQSGAILTAMQKVTGTGPSSARG comes from the coding sequence ATGAGCATCGACTTCAAGGACAAGGTAGCCATCGTCACCGGGGCGGGCGGCGGATTGGGCCGCGAATATGCGCTCGAACTCGCCAAGCGCGGCGCCAAGGTCGTCGTCAACGATCTCGGCGGATCGCGCGACGGCACCGGCACGTCGGACGCGGCGGCCAAGGTGGTCGAGGAAATCGAAAAGGCGGGCGGTGAAGCCATCGCCAACGGCGCCTCGGTCACCGAATACGACCAGATGGAAAAGATGGTCGCGGACGCCAAGCAGAAGTGGGGCGGCGTCCATGTCCTCATCAACAATGCCGGCGTCCTGCGCGACAAGAGCTTCGCCAAGATGGAACCGGCGGATTTCGACTTCGTCGTGAAGGTCCACCTTCTCGGCAGCGCCAATGCCACCAAGGCGGCGTGGGAGACCATGCGCGAACAGGCCTATGGCCGCGTGCTGATGACTGCGAGCTCCACCGGCCTGTTCGGCAATTTCGGCCAGGCCAATTACGGCGCGGCCAAGCTCGGCCTGGCCGGGCTGACCAAGACGCTCTATCTCGAAGGGGCGAAATACAACATCAAGGTCAACACGCTTTCGCCCGTCGCGGGCACGCGCATGACCGAGGATCTGTTCCCCGAACAGGCCTTCGAACTGTTCGATCCGGTCAACGTGGTCCCCGCCGCACTGTTCCTCGTCAGCGAGGATGCGCCGACCAACGCCATCGTCGGCGCGGGTGCGGGCGGTTTCCACAGCGCTTGGACCGTGATGAACGATGCGGTCTGGCTGCCTGAAGACCAGCGCACGGTCGAAGGCTTTGCCGAGAACTGGGACAAGATCAGCGACTTCTCGAACCTGAAGGCGCCGCAGAGCGGGTCCGAACAGTCGGGCGCGATCCTGACCGCGATGCAGAAGGTCACCGGCACCGGGCCCAGCTCGGCGCGCGGCTGA
- the glmU gene encoding bifunctional UDP-N-acetylglucosamine diphosphorylase/glucosamine-1-phosphate N-acetyltransferase GlmU, translating into MSQHDFAAVILAAGKGTRMKSDLHKVLHPIAGRPMLKHLMASVEALGPKKQVVVVGAGRDQVESAVGDAADTCLQEPQLGTGHAVQQAQERLSGFSGDVLVLYGDVPFVRGETMQAMLDRLHEADAPKVVVLGFEPDDALAYGRVIADDAGRIAKMVEFKDASEDERTCRLCNSGLMAARAEDMFALLDRVGNDNAQGEYYLPDIVNIAIADGDICAAVTARDPGEVAGINSRGELAAAEALWQAEQREHWMAEGVTLRAPDTVFFSWDTHLGRDVTVDPNVVFGPGVTVADGAHIKSFSHIEGASVGEKAQVGPYARLRPGAVMAKDSFVGNFVEMKNAHLGEGAKASHLTYLGDAEVGARANIGAGTITCNYDGYFKYRTEIGEGAFIGSNSALIAPVRIGRDAIVAAGSTVSRDVADGDLRMVRGEQIVKPGWADRFHDAMRKKKAAKKG; encoded by the coding sequence ATGAGCCAACACGATTTCGCCGCCGTCATCCTCGCCGCGGGCAAGGGCACCCGCATGAAGAGCGACCTTCACAAGGTCCTGCACCCCATCGCCGGGCGTCCGATGCTGAAGCATCTGATGGCCAGCGTCGAAGCCCTGGGGCCGAAAAAGCAGGTCGTCGTCGTGGGCGCGGGGCGCGATCAGGTCGAAAGCGCGGTCGGCGATGCGGCGGATACCTGCCTCCAGGAACCCCAGCTCGGCACCGGCCACGCGGTCCAGCAGGCGCAGGAGCGGCTGTCGGGCTTTAGCGGAGACGTGCTGGTCCTTTATGGCGACGTGCCCTTCGTGCGCGGCGAGACCATGCAGGCCATGCTCGATCGGTTGCACGAGGCGGACGCGCCCAAGGTCGTGGTGCTGGGCTTCGAACCGGACGATGCGCTCGCCTATGGCCGCGTGATCGCCGACGATGCGGGCCGGATCGCCAAGATGGTCGAATTCAAGGATGCGAGCGAGGACGAGCGCACCTGCCGCCTGTGCAATTCGGGCCTGATGGCCGCGCGAGCCGAGGATATGTTCGCCCTTCTCGACCGGGTCGGCAACGACAACGCGCAGGGCGAATATTACCTCCCCGATATCGTCAACATCGCCATCGCGGACGGGGACATTTGCGCCGCCGTCACCGCGCGCGATCCGGGCGAGGTCGCCGGGATCAATTCGCGCGGGGAACTCGCCGCGGCGGAAGCGCTCTGGCAGGCGGAGCAGCGCGAGCACTGGATGGCGGAAGGCGTCACCCTGCGCGCGCCCGACACCGTGTTCTTCAGCTGGGACACGCATTTGGGGCGCGATGTCACGGTCGATCCGAATGTCGTGTTCGGCCCCGGCGTCACCGTGGCGGATGGCGCGCATATCAAGAGCTTCAGCCATATCGAGGGTGCGAGCGTGGGCGAAAAGGCGCAGGTCGGCCCCTATGCGCGCCTCCGCCCCGGAGCGGTTATGGCGAAGGACAGCTTCGTCGGCAATTTCGTCGAGATGAAGAACGCCCATCTGGGCGAAGGGGCCAAGGCCAGCCATCTGACCTATTTGGGCGATGCGGAGGTCGGTGCGCGCGCCAATATCGGTGCGGGCACGATCACCTGCAATTACGACGGCTATTTCAAATACCGGACCGAAATCGGCGAGGGCGCCTTCATCGGATCGAACAGCGCGCTGATCGCGCCGGTCAGGATCGGGCGTGACGCGATCGTGGCGGCGGGCAGCACGGTCAGCCGCGACGTGGCCGATGGCGACCTTCGCATGGTGCGGGGCGAGCAGATCGTGAAGCCCGGCTGGGCCGACCGCTTCCACGATGCGATGCGCAAGAAGAAGGCGGCGAAGAAGGGATAA
- a CDS encoding ArnT family glycosyltransferase, protein MTALRALPLTASQARGEARWFAPVILALMVVATRAIWLGDPAADYDEQLYSLIGLRWLDGALPYADLWDRKPAGLFALFAVAHAIGGPAPVAYQVMAMGFTLAGSLLLYALARPLADRWGALLAGSAYPIMLPLYGSHAGQSEVFFLPLLLGALYLLTGDRRHLGFGRAATAMLLGGLALQVKYTALPVCAALGGLALYRLHRQGPKPSALLRYAMLFAAIGIAPTMIAATIFFSLGAGEAFWWANFGSFFLREGAGRWRGDLPIALLPVVVPALLGLWAALRLAPPRDGALYASYAVFAAGLVGTVFLPGTLYLYYLAALVPASLLLALPLFASPRPLARGMVLLMFGFYALFYVGLDQAGKSAQRRASVGHLTQAIAPLVDRNGECLWIFDGPSVLYTRTNSCIPTRFVYPDHLNNALETNALGVDQTAEVARILATRPPVIVTASDPLTRQNAAARKLVANALKRDYEPLANAELGKRTVRAWRRRAR, encoded by the coding sequence ATGACCGCACTGCGTGCCCTTCCCCTGACTGCATCACAGGCTCGTGGCGAGGCGCGCTGGTTCGCGCCCGTGATCCTGGCGCTCATGGTCGTCGCGACTCGGGCGATCTGGCTCGGCGATCCGGCGGCGGATTATGATGAGCAGCTCTATTCGCTGATCGGCCTACGCTGGCTCGACGGGGCCTTGCCCTATGCGGATCTGTGGGATCGCAAGCCAGCCGGCCTGTTCGCGCTTTTCGCTGTCGCCCATGCGATCGGCGGCCCGGCGCCCGTGGCCTATCAGGTCATGGCGATGGGCTTCACGCTTGCGGGCAGCCTGCTCCTATACGCCCTCGCAAGGCCGCTCGCCGATCGTTGGGGGGCTTTGCTGGCAGGCAGCGCCTATCCGATCATGCTGCCGCTCTATGGCAGTCATGCCGGGCAGAGCGAGGTGTTCTTCCTCCCGCTATTGCTCGGCGCGCTCTATCTCCTGACGGGAGATCGGCGGCATCTGGGTTTCGGACGCGCGGCTACGGCGATGCTGCTCGGCGGGCTTGCCTTACAGGTCAAGTATACCGCCCTGCCCGTCTGCGCGGCTCTGGGCGGTTTGGCGCTTTATCGATTGCACCGCCAGGGGCCGAAGCCCTCGGCTTTGCTGCGCTACGCTATGCTGTTCGCCGCGATCGGCATCGCGCCCACCATGATAGCAGCCACGATCTTTTTCTCTCTCGGCGCGGGCGAGGCCTTTTGGTGGGCCAATTTCGGCTCGTTCTTCTTGCGCGAAGGCGCGGGGCGCTGGCGCGGCGACTTGCCGATCGCCCTTTTGCCGGTCGTCGTGCCTGCCCTGCTCGGCCTGTGGGCGGCGCTGCGGCTGGCCCCGCCGCGCGATGGTGCGCTCTATGCGAGCTATGCGGTCTTTGCCGCCGGTCTGGTCGGAACGGTCTTCCTGCCGGGTACGCTTTATCTCTATTATCTGGCGGCGCTGGTTCCGGCCTCGCTTCTGCTCGCCCTTCCTCTGTTCGCCTCGCCCAGACCCCTCGCGCGCGGCATGGTGCTGCTGATGTTCGGCTTCTACGCGCTGTTCTATGTCGGGCTCGACCAGGCGGGCAAAAGCGCGCAGCGGCGCGCGAGCGTGGGCCACCTGACGCAGGCCATCGCCCCGCTGGTCGATCGAAACGGGGAATGCCTGTGGATTTTCGACGGGCCGAGCGTGCTCTATACGCGCACGAATAGCTGCATCCCGACCCGCTTCGTCTATCCCGATCATCTCAACAACGCGCTCGAGACAAACGCGCTGGGCGTGGATCAGACGGCGGAGGTGGCACGCATCCTGGCCACACGGCCGCCGGTCATCGTCACGGCCAGCGATCCGCTGACCCGTCAGAACGCGGCGGCCCGGAAGCTGGTCGCAAACGCCCTCAAACGCGATTACGAACCGCTGGCGAACGCCGAATTGGGCAAGCGGACGGTCCGAGCCTGGCGCAGGCGGGCGCGCTGA
- the atpA gene encoding F0F1 ATP synthase subunit alpha — protein MDIRAAEISKVIKDQIANFGTEAEVSEVGTVLSVGDGIARIHGLDKVQAGEMIEFANGVQGMALNLEADNVGAVIFGSDNDIKEGDTVKRTQTIVDVPVGKALLGRVVDALGNPIDGKGPIATTERRLVEQKAPGIIPRESVSEPVQSGLKAIDALVPVGRGQRELIIGDRQTGKSAVAIDTFINQRENNQSDDEKKKLYCIYVAVGQKRSTVAQIVKSLEENGAMDYTIVVAATASEPAPLQYLAPYTGAAMGEFFRDNGMHAVIVYDDLSKQAVAYRQMSLLLRRPPGREAYPGDVFYLHSRLLERAAKMNESEGGGSLTALPIIETQAGDVSAYIPTNVISITDGQIFLETDLFYQGIRPAINVGLSVSRVGGAAQTKAMKKVAGSMKLDLAQYREMAAFAQFGSDLDAATQKLLNRGARLTELLKQRQFSPMPVEEQVVSIYAGTNGYLDKIETSRVTEYEAAMLSYMRSEHADVLETIRTTGKFEDDTKSKVVSALDTFAKQFA, from the coding sequence ATGGATATCCGCGCCGCAGAAATCTCCAAGGTCATCAAGGACCAGATCGCCAATTTCGGCACCGAAGCCGAAGTCAGCGAAGTCGGCACCGTGCTGAGCGTGGGTGACGGGATCGCCCGCATCCACGGCCTCGACAAGGTGCAGGCCGGCGAGATGATCGAATTCGCCAACGGCGTTCAGGGCATGGCGCTGAACCTCGAAGCCGACAATGTCGGCGCGGTGATCTTCGGGTCGGACAACGACATCAAGGAAGGCGACACGGTCAAGCGCACGCAGACCATCGTCGACGTTCCCGTCGGCAAGGCCCTGCTCGGCCGCGTGGTCGACGCGCTCGGCAATCCGATCGACGGCAAGGGCCCGATCGCGACCACCGAACGCCGCCTGGTCGAACAGAAGGCGCCCGGCATCATCCCGCGCGAATCGGTCAGCGAACCGGTCCAGTCCGGCCTCAAGGCGATCGACGCGCTCGTGCCCGTGGGTCGCGGCCAGCGCGAACTGATCATCGGCGACCGTCAGACCGGCAAGAGCGCGGTGGCGATCGACACCTTCATCAACCAGCGCGAAAACAACCAGTCGGACGACGAGAAGAAGAAGCTCTACTGCATCTACGTCGCCGTCGGCCAGAAGCGGTCGACCGTCGCGCAGATCGTCAAGAGCCTCGAGGAAAACGGCGCGATGGATTACACCATCGTGGTCGCCGCGACCGCTTCGGAGCCCGCTCCGCTTCAGTATCTCGCGCCCTATACCGGCGCCGCGATGGGTGAGTTCTTCCGCGATAACGGTATGCACGCCGTGATCGTCTATGATGACCTCTCCAAGCAGGCCGTCGCCTATCGCCAGATGTCGCTGCTCCTTCGCCGCCCGCCGGGCCGTGAAGCCTATCCGGGCGACGTGTTCTACCTCCACAGCCGCCTGCTCGAGCGTGCGGCGAAGATGAACGAGAGCGAAGGCGGCGGCTCGCTGACCGCGCTGCCGATCATCGAAACGCAGGCGGGCGACGTGTCGGCCTATATTCCCACCAACGTGATCTCGATTACGGACGGGCAGATCTTCCTCGAAACGGACCTGTTCTATCAGGGTATCCGTCCGGCCATCAACGTCGGCCTGTCGGTCAGCCGCGTCGGCGGTGCCGCGCAGACCAAGGCGATGAAGAAGGTCGCCGGCTCGATGAAGCTGGACCTCGCGCAGTACCGCGAAATGGCCGCCTTCGCGCAGTTCGGCTCGGACCTCGACGCCGCGACGCAGAAGCTCCTCAATCGCGGTGCGCGCCTGACCGAGCTTTTGAAGCAGCGCCAGTTCTCGCCCATGCCGGTGGAAGAGCAGGTCGTGTCGATCTATGCGGGCACGAACGGGTATCTCGACAAGATCGAGACCAGCCGCGTGACCGAATACGAAGCCGCCATGCTGAGCTATATGCGCAGCGAACACGCCGACGTGCTGGAGACGATCCGCACCACCGGCAAGTTCGAGGACGACACCAAGAGCAAGGTGGTGAGCGCGCTCGACACCTTCGCCAAGCAGTTCGCCTGA
- a CDS encoding DUF2794 domain-containing protein, giving the protein MQPSGHSGGAVLPFPARNADQVGFTREELTRILDLYGRMVAAGEWRDYAMDFTRDFASFAAFRRAAERPQARVEKRPSLRQRQGMWTLFGEHGQVLKRGHELAGVLAPMERRLVKVVDS; this is encoded by the coding sequence ATGCAGCCGAGTGGCCATTCCGGCGGCGCGGTGTTGCCCTTTCCGGCGCGCAATGCCGATCAGGTCGGCTTCACCCGCGAGGAACTGACCCGCATTCTCGACCTCTACGGTCGGATGGTCGCGGCGGGCGAGTGGCGCGATTACGCCATGGATTTCACGCGCGATTTCGCCAGCTTCGCCGCCTTCCGCCGCGCCGCCGAACGGCCGCAGGCGCGAGTAGAGAAGCGCCCGTCGCTGCGCCAGCGGCAGGGCATGTGGACGCTGTTCGGCGAACACGGCCAGGTGCTGAAGCGCGGACACGAATTGGCTGGCGTGTTGGCGCCGATGGAGCGACGGCTGGTCAAGGTGGTGGATTCGTAG
- the atpD gene encoding F0F1 ATP synthase subunit beta: protein MATAPVLNQSPNGTISQVIGAVVDVAFESELPPILTALETKNGANTLVLEVAQHLGENTVRTIAMDGTDGLVRGQEVVNTGAQISVPVGPKTLGRIMNVVGEAIDERGPIGAEQTAPIHAEAPLFVDQSTEAAILVTGIKVIDLLAPYAKGGKIGLFGGAGVGKTVLIQELINNIAKGHGGVSVFAGVGERTREGNDLYHEFLDAGVIAKDADGNAISEGSKVALVFGQMNEPPGARARVALSGLTMAEYFRDQEGQDVLFFVDNIFRFTQAGSEVSALLGRIPSAVGYQPTLATDMGNLQERITSTNKGSITSVQAIYVPADDLTDPAPATSFAHLDATTTLNRAISELGIYPAVDPLDSTSRVLEPRVVGQEHYETARRVQETLQKYKSLQDIIAILGMDELSEEDKLTVARARKIQKFLSQPFHVAEVFTNIPGQFVQLEDTVKSFKAVVDGEYDHLPEAAFYMVGGIDQAIEKAKKLAEDA from the coding sequence ATGGCCACCGCACCCGTACTCAACCAGTCGCCTAACGGCACGATTTCCCAGGTCATCGGCGCCGTCGTCGACGTCGCTTTCGAAAGCGAACTGCCGCCGATCCTGACCGCGCTCGAAACGAAGAACGGCGCCAATACGCTGGTTCTCGAAGTCGCCCAGCACCTCGGCGAAAACACCGTGCGCACCATCGCGATGGATGGGACGGACGGGCTCGTGCGTGGGCAGGAAGTCGTCAATACGGGCGCGCAGATCAGCGTTCCGGTCGGCCCCAAGACCCTGGGCCGCATCATGAACGTGGTCGGCGAAGCGATCGACGAGCGCGGCCCCATCGGTGCCGAGCAGACCGCCCCGATCCATGCCGAGGCGCCGCTCTTCGTCGACCAGTCGACCGAAGCGGCCATCCTCGTCACCGGCATCAAGGTGATCGACCTCCTCGCCCCTTACGCCAAGGGCGGCAAGATCGGCCTGTTCGGCGGCGCGGGCGTCGGCAAGACCGTGCTGATCCAGGAACTGATCAACAACATCGCCAAGGGCCATGGCGGCGTGTCCGTCTTCGCGGGCGTGGGCGAGCGTACCCGTGAAGGCAACGATCTCTACCACGAATTCCTCGACGCGGGCGTCATCGCCAAGGACGCGGATGGCAATGCGATCTCGGAAGGCTCCAAGGTGGCGCTCGTCTTCGGCCAGATGAACGAGCCGCCGGGCGCGCGTGCCCGCGTCGCCCTGTCGGGCCTCACCATGGCGGAATATTTCCGCGACCAGGAAGGCCAGGACGTCCTGTTCTTCGTCGACAACATCTTCCGCTTCACCCAGGCCGGTTCGGAAGTGTCGGCGCTGCTCGGCCGCATCCCGTCGGCGGTGGGCTATCAGCCCACGCTCGCAACCGACATGGGCAACCTTCAGGAGCGCATCACCTCGACCAATAAGGGCTCGATCACTTCGGTGCAGGCGATCTACGTGCCCGCGGACGATTTGACCGACCCGGCGCCCGCCACCTCCTTCGCCCACTTGGACGCGACCACCACGCTGAACCGCGCGATCTCCGAACTCGGCATCTATCCGGCGGTGGACCCGCTCGATTCGACCAGCCGCGTGCTCGAACCGCGCGTCGTGGGCCAGGAGCATTACGAGACCGCCCGCCGCGTTCAGGAAACCCTGCAGAAGTACAAGTCGCTTCAGGACATCATCGCCATTCTCGGCATGGACGAGCTGTCGGAAGAGGATAAGCTGACGGTCGCGCGTGCGCGCAAGATCCAGAAATTCCTCAGCCAGCCCTTCCACGTCGCCGAGGTCTTCACCAACATTCCGGGCCAGTTCGTGCAGCTCGAAGACACGGTGAAGAGCTTCAAGGCGGTGGTCGACGGCGAATACGATCACCTTCCCGAAGCCGCCTTCTACATGGTCGGCGGCATCGATCAGGCGATCGAAAAGGCCAAGAAGCTCGCGGAAGACGCCTGA
- a CDS encoding HdaA/DnaA family protein → MSQIALPLSVAASDRPVRIVVGEGNRAAVAALADPSDWPFRTAVLVGPSRSGKSLLARWFMASGKGEAVDGADRWDETALFHRWNRAQEDGRPLLLVSDADGWRIDLPDLRSRLGGSLQLAIGAPDDAMAGELILAHAEQRGLQLPPSAADYLVPRLTRSYAAIERVVAEIDRLSLERKLPATMSVWRDALDAVEGPEQGRLL, encoded by the coding sequence GTGTCCCAGATCGCCCTTCCGCTATCCGTGGCCGCATCCGACAGGCCAGTGCGGATCGTAGTGGGCGAGGGCAATCGCGCTGCCGTGGCCGCGCTGGCCGATCCATCGGACTGGCCGTTCCGCACAGCCGTGCTGGTGGGGCCGTCGCGCTCGGGCAAGTCGCTGCTGGCGCGCTGGTTCATGGCCTCGGGCAAGGGCGAGGCGGTGGACGGGGCGGACCGATGGGACGAGACCGCCCTGTTCCATCGCTGGAACCGCGCGCAGGAGGATGGGCGGCCGCTGCTGCTGGTCAGCGATGCCGATGGTTGGCGGATCGACCTGCCCGATCTGCGCTCGCGCCTCGGCGGGTCGCTCCAGCTCGCGATCGGCGCGCCGGACGATGCGATGGCGGGCGAGCTGATCCTGGCCCATGCCGAACAGCGCGGCCTGCAACTGCCCCCGTCCGCGGCGGATTATCTCGTCCCCCGGCTGACCCGCAGTTACGCCGCGATCGAGCGCGTGGTCGCCGAAATCGATCGCTTGTCTCTTGAACGCAAACTGCCCGCCACCATGTCGGTCTGGCGCGACGCGCTCGACGCGGTGGAAGGCCCCGAGCAGGGCCGCTTGCTTTGA